One part of the Sphingobacterium sp. LZ7M1 genome encodes these proteins:
- a CDS encoding CCA tRNA nucleotidyltransferase, whose protein sequence is MSENLSHPIFSIIRELAHQEGVSCFVIGGYVRDRIMGRPFKDDIDILVLGSGIDFANKLGEKLHTKVAVYKSFGTAMLVYEGLQVEFVGARKESYRKDSRKPIVEDGTLEDDQNRRDFTINAMAFSLNEANYGELIDPFQGLSDIQNRLIKTPLSPDITFSDDPLRMMRAIRFATQLNFRIDSTALNAISENADRIQIISKERITDELNKIILAEKPSIGFKYLFDTGLLERIFPAMYQLYGVEYVDGKGHKDNFYHTLEVLDNVAEMSNDLWLRWAAIMHDIAKPATKRFDKKVGWTFHGHEDRGAKMVPKLFADLKLPLNEKMKFVQKLVMLHLRPIVLAKDIVTDSAVRRLLFEAADDIDDLMLLCHADVTTKNEYKKRKYRDNFELVKQKLKDVEERDHLRNWQPPVDGDDIMKTFGIGPGKHVGIIKKAIREAILEGEIPNSRQEALSLMIEKGKTLGLTKV, encoded by the coding sequence ATGAGTGAGAATTTAAGTCATCCCATTTTTTCCATAATAAGAGAATTAGCCCATCAGGAGGGAGTTTCCTGTTTTGTTATCGGAGGCTATGTCCGTGATAGAATCATGGGTCGTCCATTCAAGGATGATATCGATATCCTTGTTTTGGGAAGCGGGATTGATTTCGCGAATAAACTAGGAGAAAAACTACATACGAAAGTTGCTGTCTATAAATCATTTGGAACAGCAATGTTGGTCTATGAAGGCCTTCAGGTTGAGTTTGTTGGTGCAAGAAAGGAATCTTACCGAAAAGATTCCAGAAAGCCTATCGTAGAGGACGGTACCCTGGAGGATGACCAAAATCGACGTGACTTTACCATCAACGCCATGGCTTTTTCGCTTAATGAAGCGAATTATGGCGAACTCATCGATCCCTTCCAAGGACTGAGCGATATCCAAAACAGATTGATAAAAACACCATTGTCTCCGGACATCACCTTTTCAGATGATCCATTGAGAATGATGCGTGCCATCCGTTTTGCTACCCAGTTAAACTTTAGGATCGACTCAACTGCCCTGAATGCCATCAGTGAAAACGCTGACCGTATCCAGATTATCTCCAAAGAACGGATCACTGACGAACTCAATAAAATTATCCTTGCTGAAAAACCTTCTATCGGTTTCAAGTATTTATTTGATACGGGCCTTCTGGAAAGGATATTTCCTGCCATGTATCAATTGTACGGTGTGGAATATGTGGATGGTAAAGGGCATAAGGACAATTTCTACCATACCTTGGAAGTATTGGACAATGTGGCGGAAATGTCCAATGATCTTTGGCTTCGTTGGGCAGCGATCATGCACGATATTGCCAAACCTGCAACCAAGCGCTTTGATAAAAAAGTAGGATGGACCTTCCATGGCCACGAGGACCGTGGGGCGAAGATGGTACCCAAATTGTTTGCAGACCTGAAGCTTCCTTTGAATGAAAAGATGAAGTTTGTGCAGAAATTGGTGATGCTTCACCTCAGACCGATTGTCTTGGCCAAGGATATCGTGACAGATTCGGCGGTTCGCCGCCTGTTGTTTGAGGCTGCTGATGATATCGACGACCTGATGTTGTTGTGCCATGCGGATGTCACCACCAAAAATGAATATAAAAAGAGGAAGTACAGGGACAATTTTGAGCTCGTAAAACAGAAACTGAAAGATGTCGAAGAACGGGACCACCTGAGAAACTGGCAACCTCCTGTGGATGGTGATGATATCATGAAAACCTTTGGTATCGGACCTGGAAAACATGTCGGAATTATCAAGAAGGCTATACGTGAGGCGATTTTGGAAGGTGAAATTCCAAATTCAAGGCAAGAAGCGCTATCATTGATGATAGAAAAAGGGAAAACATTGGGCCTAACCAAAGTTTGA
- a CDS encoding plasmid pRiA4b ORF-3 family protein, producing the protein MAIYRFRVTFEDYEDVYREIDMPSKSTFLDLHTQIQKSTGYDQERSSSFYVSNDQWKKGTEIAFLPNDRKKAAGVLIVEDVRLSKFIDDPHQKFYYTYNFDRPYDFHVELIKILKEEEGKEYPALFKKVGEAPRNLTAANFPVTADDEDDDDFVSEDAEEYGVDEEDDYDMFDDEEGEESEGESNKSNEDEY; encoded by the coding sequence ATGGCGATATATAGATTTAGAGTAACTTTTGAAGACTACGAAGATGTTTACAGAGAGATTGACATGCCTTCAAAAAGTACTTTCTTAGATTTACACACACAGATTCAAAAAAGTACTGGCTACGACCAAGAGCGTTCCTCTTCGTTCTATGTGAGCAATGACCAATGGAAAAAAGGTACGGAGATTGCTTTCTTGCCGAACGATAGAAAGAAAGCTGCTGGCGTTTTGATCGTGGAAGATGTTCGTTTGAGTAAATTTATTGATGATCCGCATCAAAAGTTTTACTACACCTATAACTTTGACCGCCCGTATGATTTCCATGTGGAATTGATCAAGATCTTGAAAGAAGAGGAGGGAAAAGAATATCCTGCCCTTTTCAAGAAAGTCGGTGAAGCACCAAGAAACTTGACTGCAGCAAACTTCCCTGTTACGGCTGATGATGAAGATGATGACGATTTTGTGTCAGAAGATGCAGAGGAATATGGTGTAGATGAGGAGGATGATTATGATATGTTTGATGATGAGGAAGGCGAAGAGTCTGAAGGTGAATCAAACAAGTCTAATGAAGACGAATATTAA
- the miaA gene encoding tRNA (adenosine(37)-N6)-dimethylallyltransferase MiaA: protein MSTELNRQKTLIVVVGPTAVGKTALAIQLANHFKTSIISADSRQFYHEMSIGTAKPSAEELAQASHYFINSHSIAEEYTAGDFEREALIRLAVLFKSRDVVIAVGGSGLFVRALTEGLDDLPKAGDDIRESLNEWFRRDGLEPLKERLKEIDPAYYEKADIDNPQRVIRAIEVFEASGKPISYFMTNQKAERPFQVITIGLNTDREWLYDRINQRVDLMMEAGLLEEVKSLLPFRNKPALLTVGYAEIFDYLDGNISLEDAVSQIKQNSRRYAKRQITWFKKYGNTVWFEPQAREEVISYLEQRLKQEG, encoded by the coding sequence ATGTCCACTGAATTGAATAGGCAAAAAACATTGATCGTAGTCGTTGGACCTACCGCTGTAGGAAAAACTGCTCTGGCAATCCAATTGGCCAATCATTTTAAAACATCCATAATTTCTGCCGACTCCAGGCAGTTTTACCATGAAATGAGCATAGGGACGGCAAAGCCCAGTGCTGAGGAGTTAGCCCAAGCATCCCATTATTTTATTAATTCCCATTCCATTGCTGAGGAGTATACGGCCGGTGATTTTGAACGGGAAGCTTTAATTCGTTTGGCGGTCTTGTTCAAGAGCAGGGATGTGGTGATCGCGGTAGGTGGTTCTGGACTATTTGTGCGGGCACTGACGGAAGGCTTGGATGACCTTCCCAAAGCAGGAGATGATATCCGTGAAAGCTTGAATGAATGGTTTCGAAGGGATGGCCTGGAACCCTTGAAAGAGCGATTAAAAGAGATCGATCCTGCATATTATGAAAAAGCGGACATTGACAATCCACAACGTGTCATCCGTGCCATTGAGGTTTTTGAGGCATCTGGGAAACCAATCTCTTATTTTATGACCAATCAGAAGGCTGAAAGACCTTTTCAGGTTATCACGATTGGCTTAAATACAGATAGGGAATGGCTCTATGATCGTATTAATCAAAGGGTAGACCTGATGATGGAGGCGGGATTGTTGGAGGAAGTGAAATCCTTATTGCCTTTCAGGAATAAACCTGCTCTGCTGACCGTAGGCTATGCTGAAATCTTTGATTATCTGGATGGAAACATCAGTTTGGAAGATGCAGTTTCGCAGATTAAGCAGAATTCCAGAAGGTATGCCAAGAGGCAGATTACCTGGTTTAAGAAATATGGTAATACTGTTTGGTTTGAGCCTCAGGCTAGGGAAGAGGTCATCTCCTATCTTGAGCAAAGGTTAAAGCAAGAAGGATAA